A genomic stretch from Shewanella sediminis HAW-EB3 includes:
- a CDS encoding acyltransferase — protein MKYIKHETAIIDDGASIGDNTRVWHFVHICGQASIGEGCSLGQNVFVGNKVIIGNNVKIQNNVSVYDNVYIEDDVFCGPSMVFTNVYNPRSFIERKTEYRDTVIKRGATLGANCTIVCGVTVGAFSLVGAGAVVNKDVPAYALMVGVPGKQIGWISEYGEQLPLPLQGEAECACEHTGAKYILSNNTLTKVS, from the coding sequence ATGAAATATATCAAACATGAAACTGCCATCATCGATGATGGTGCAAGCATTGGTGATAATACGCGAGTCTGGCACTTTGTTCACATTTGCGGTCAGGCAAGCATTGGTGAAGGCTGCTCGCTAGGGCAGAACGTTTTTGTTGGCAACAAAGTTATAATTGGTAATAACGTTAAGATTCAAAATAACGTTTCCGTTTATGACAATGTATATATAGAAGATGATGTGTTTTGTGGGCCTAGTATGGTCTTTACCAATGTTTATAACCCGCGCTCTTTCATCGAAAGAAAAACAGAGTATCGCGATACCGTCATCAAGCGGGGGGCAACGCTTGGTGCCAACTGTACCATCGTATGTGGGGTGACTGTAGGCGCTTTCTCATTAGTCGGTGCCGGCGCCGTTGTAAATAAAGATGTCCCTGCTTATGCGTTAATGGTTGGCGTTCCTGGGAAACAGATCGGCTGGATAAGTGAGTATGGCGAGCAACTCCCTCTTCCTCTTCAAGGAGAAGCTGAGTGTGCTT
- a CDS encoding Gfo/Idh/MocA family oxidoreductase: MKKFALIGTAGYIAPRHLNAIRDTGNELTVAMDINDSVGIMDMHFPESEFFTEFEEFAAYVEDEAIKGNKLDYISICSPNYLHAPHMKFALKNGIDVICEKPMVLHSDEIDTLAQYEKKYGAKVNTILQLRLHPSILALKEKVANAPKDKVFDVELTYMTSRGKWYLKSWKGDNAKSGGVATNVGVHFYDMLHFIFGDLKHNEVHYRDEQTAAGYLEYAQARVKWFLSIDANNLPDNAVQGEKKTYRSILIGDEELEFSGGFTDLHTQSYERILDNKGYGLEDNRVAIETVEIIREQELTSNPENYHPLMNKLV; encoded by the coding sequence ATGAAAAAATTTGCACTGATAGGTACTGCTGGCTATATCGCACCGAGACATTTGAATGCGATCCGCGATACGGGCAACGAACTCACTGTCGCCATGGACATCAATGACTCGGTTGGCATTATGGATATGCATTTTCCAGAGTCTGAGTTTTTTACAGAGTTCGAAGAGTTTGCCGCTTATGTTGAAGATGAAGCCATTAAGGGTAATAAGTTAGATTATATCTCTATCTGTTCACCTAACTATCTTCACGCACCACATATGAAGTTTGCTTTGAAAAATGGCATCGATGTTATTTGTGAAAAGCCGATGGTGTTGCACTCCGATGAGATAGACACTTTAGCTCAGTATGAAAAAAAATACGGTGCAAAAGTGAATACCATTTTGCAACTGCGCCTACATCCTTCAATTCTTGCTCTTAAAGAGAAAGTGGCAAATGCGCCTAAAGATAAGGTGTTCGATGTAGAGCTTACTTACATGACCTCACGTGGTAAGTGGTATCTGAAATCATGGAAGGGTGATAATGCTAAGTCTGGTGGTGTCGCCACTAATGTCGGTGTACATTTTTACGATATGCTTCATTTCATCTTCGGTGATCTTAAGCATAATGAAGTTCATTATCGTGATGAGCAGACTGCTGCAGGTTACCTCGAATATGCTCAGGCTCGCGTTAAGTGGTTCTTGTCCATTGATGCGAATAATCTACCAGATAATGCCGTTCAAGGTGAGAAGAAGACCTATCGCAGTATTTTGATTGGCGATGAAGAGCTAGAGTTTTCCGGTGGTTTTACCGACCTGCATACTCAAAGCTATGAACGGATCTTAGATAACAAAGGTTATGGTCTGGAAGACAATCGAGTTGCGATTGAGACTGTGGAAATTATCAGAGAACAAGAGCTAACTTCTAATCCTGAAAACTACCACCCGTTAATGAATAAGTTAGTTTAA
- the tviB gene encoding Vi polysaccharide biosynthesis UDP-N-acetylglucosamine C-6 dehydrogenase TviB, producing the protein MFKQSKIAIIGLGYVGLPLAVEFGKHYPTMGFDINSSRVDELVSGVDNTLEVESEELLEAKHLTYTCELQDIKDHNIYIVTVPTPIDENNAPDLTPLVKASEALGKVISQGDIVIYESTVYPGATEEVCIPLIEKISGLKFNEDFFAGYSPERINPGDKINRLTTIMKITSGSTPEIAEFVDQLYSSIITAGTHKASSIKVAEAAKVIENTQRDLNIAIINEFAKIFNRLDIDTEEVLKAAGTKWNFLHFKPGLVGGHCISVDPYYLTHKAKEVGYIPEVILAGRRINDGMGAYVSTQMVKKLSSKKIHIDEAKVLVLGFTFKGDCPDVRNTKIIDVVNELKSFNISVDVYDGWADPAEVKHEYGLSLISELKPNEYDGIVLAVDHSEFKEMGIEKVRELGKENHVVYDVKYVFETTDSDLRL; encoded by the coding sequence ATGTTTAAACAATCTAAAATAGCTATTATTGGCCTTGGTTATGTAGGCTTACCTCTAGCGGTAGAGTTTGGCAAACACTACCCTACTATGGGCTTCGATATCAACAGCTCTCGTGTTGATGAATTAGTATCGGGTGTAGATAATACCCTTGAAGTTGAAAGCGAAGAGTTGCTAGAGGCCAAGCATTTAACTTATACCTGCGAGCTACAGGATATTAAAGATCACAATATCTATATTGTTACTGTTCCTACGCCAATCGATGAGAATAATGCCCCTGATTTGACACCGCTTGTTAAAGCATCTGAAGCCCTCGGTAAAGTTATCAGCCAAGGTGATATTGTCATCTATGAGTCAACTGTATACCCAGGTGCGACGGAAGAGGTATGTATTCCTCTTATAGAGAAGATCTCCGGTCTTAAGTTTAATGAGGACTTCTTTGCTGGCTATAGTCCTGAGCGTATTAATCCGGGTGACAAAATAAACCGTCTGACGACGATTATGAAGATAACTTCCGGTTCGACACCTGAGATCGCCGAGTTTGTAGACCAACTCTACTCTTCGATCATCACTGCGGGAACCCATAAAGCCTCTTCGATTAAAGTGGCTGAAGCCGCAAAAGTCATTGAGAATACTCAGCGCGATCTTAATATCGCCATCATCAATGAGTTTGCAAAGATCTTTAACCGCTTAGATATCGACACAGAAGAGGTGTTGAAAGCTGCCGGTACTAAGTGGAACTTCTTGCACTTCAAACCAGGGCTAGTCGGTGGTCACTGCATCAGTGTGGATCCTTACTATCTAACCCATAAAGCAAAGGAAGTTGGCTATATTCCTGAAGTGATCTTAGCGGGTCGACGTATCAATGATGGTATGGGCGCTTATGTTTCAACCCAGATGGTTAAGAAGCTTTCAAGTAAGAAGATCCATATCGACGAAGCTAAAGTCTTGGTTTTAGGTTTTACCTTTAAAGGCGACTGCCCTGATGTACGCAACACTAAGATCATCGATGTCGTAAATGAGTTGAAGAGCTTTAACATCTCTGTCGATGTGTATGATGGTTGGGCCGATCCTGCGGAAGTTAAGCATGAATATGGCTTATCACTGATCTCTGAATTAAAACCAAATGAATATGATGGTATCGTGCTTGCTGTCGATCATAGCGAGTTTAAAGAGATGGGTATCGAGAAAGTTCGTGAGCTTGGTAAAGAAAATCACGTCGTTTACGACGTTAAGTATGTTTTCGAAACAACTGATTCAGATTTGAGGCTGTAA
- a CDS encoding O-antigen ligase family protein codes for MHTMRVQLLKERNEKVIVLLHHFVMWLMAGYLLSDMISGFALIRLGVDLKFSLIYKTPLFGLLLLLIGRYRFGLMLAILGAIVVLMIAPVISYFRVLQPAFFFVDFGYVVKMLMPMTIFVYFYVMSQEAPDWSYRWARIILWVCFASLCLNFLVALLGFGQVTYNTGGDNTAGSTGFIYAGNELGPTFIVIFGYALHKVWNDRPRIFYLALSLFSIGCGFIVATKTTMLAALILVVMVPIVNERQNLFRFTKFKAKLIIPLVVAVTILIISLFEILDSIGLLGRFQWFYEKRGLIGIIWSNRDIFIAEAMSIYMHQSTLIEQFFGQGIAVGLKQSVGKGSAEVDFVDALVWFGFIGLSICLMFYLFLIGLSAKLTVKRLSIHAPIIFLVNGLLLLLSILSGHIWFSGTLGISVGVINGLLWYEKMDFEKRSLV; via the coding sequence ATGCATACTATGCGTGTTCAGCTGCTAAAAGAGCGTAATGAAAAGGTTATCGTGCTACTACATCATTTTGTGATGTGGTTAATGGCAGGGTATCTGTTATCGGATATGATCTCAGGCTTCGCATTAATTCGATTAGGAGTCGATCTTAAGTTTTCATTAATATATAAGACCCCATTATTTGGATTGCTTCTTTTACTCATTGGACGATATCGCTTTGGATTGATGTTAGCAATTCTAGGGGCCATTGTTGTCTTAATGATTGCGCCTGTTATCTCCTATTTTAGGGTTTTGCAGCCAGCATTTTTCTTTGTCGATTTTGGTTATGTCGTTAAAATGCTGATGCCAATGACTATTTTTGTCTATTTTTATGTGATGAGTCAGGAAGCTCCCGATTGGTCATATCGCTGGGCAAGAATTATTCTGTGGGTATGCTTCGCTTCGCTTTGTCTAAACTTTTTGGTTGCATTGTTGGGTTTTGGGCAAGTCACCTATAATACTGGCGGGGATAATACGGCCGGCTCAACAGGTTTTATCTATGCGGGTAATGAGTTAGGGCCAACCTTTATTGTCATCTTTGGCTATGCCCTACATAAAGTTTGGAATGACAGACCGCGAATATTTTATCTGGCTTTATCATTGTTTAGTATTGGCTGCGGTTTTATCGTTGCCACTAAAACGACTATGTTGGCAGCACTGATACTTGTGGTGATGGTTCCAATCGTTAATGAGCGTCAAAACCTGTTTCGTTTTACTAAGTTTAAAGCGAAATTGATTATCCCTTTGGTTGTAGCCGTTACCATTTTAATTATTAGCCTGTTTGAGATCTTAGACTCAATTGGCTTGCTTGGCCGCTTTCAATGGTTTTATGAAAAGCGAGGCTTGATCGGTATTATCTGGTCTAACAGAGATATTTTTATTGCCGAAGCCATGTCGATCTATATGCACCAAAGTACTCTGATCGAGCAGTTTTTTGGACAAGGTATTGCTGTTGGGTTAAAGCAGTCTGTAGGTAAAGGTTCTGCCGAAGTCGATTTTGTCGATGCATTGGTGTGGTTTGGGTTTATCGGTTTATCTATTTGTCTGATGTTCTACCTGTTCTTGATAGGCTTATCAGCGAAGTTGACGGTTAAAAGATTGAGCATACATGCACCAATTATTTTTCTCGTTAATGGACTCCTACTTTTATTATCTATTTTAAGTGGCCACATCTGGTTTTCTGGCACCTTAGGCATATCAGTGGGAGTTATCAATGGCTTGCTCTGGTACGAAAAAATGGACTTCGAGAAAAGGTCATTAGTGTAA
- a CDS encoding Wzz/FepE/Etk N-terminal domain-containing protein — protein MSSEIERLNSNTEVVSFKAMFAMLWRTKWFIIVFTGLISVATVIYAINVPNVYRASAIYLPKSSDDAGGLAQLAGQFGGLASMAGINLGGGGADKTAAAIEFMKSRAFLQAFIDKRDLTVPILAAKGWEQESGNLLIDPELYDESKQVWVRAAPPGFQVTPTAWEAYDLFRKMISISEQSKKGFVKIELEYYSPDLAAKWLGWLVEDLNAYWKTREHEQTQKSIAFLTKQAENAQLSELRSVFYQLIAEQTKNTVLAEVSDEVLFETIAPIVVPEQKSAPSRALLCLLGFALGGVLSCILGLFYCAIRPVAPSSYKY, from the coding sequence ATGTCTAGTGAAATTGAACGATTGAATTCAAATACTGAAGTGGTCTCTTTTAAGGCCATGTTTGCCATGTTGTGGCGAACTAAATGGTTCATCATTGTTTTTACCGGTCTAATATCTGTGGCGACGGTCATATACGCCATTAATGTGCCAAATGTATACCGTGCCTCTGCTATTTATTTACCTAAAAGTAGCGATGATGCCGGCGGGCTTGCTCAGTTAGCTGGTCAATTCGGTGGTCTTGCGAGCATGGCGGGAATCAACTTAGGTGGTGGGGGAGCCGACAAAACAGCCGCTGCAATAGAGTTTATGAAGTCACGTGCTTTTTTACAGGCTTTCATTGATAAACGCGACTTAACTGTTCCTATTTTGGCCGCTAAAGGTTGGGAACAGGAGTCAGGAAACCTTTTGATCGATCCTGAACTATATGATGAGAGTAAACAAGTTTGGGTTAGAGCGGCACCTCCAGGCTTTCAGGTTACTCCCACAGCTTGGGAAGCCTATGATCTATTCAGGAAGATGATCAGTATTTCGGAGCAGTCTAAAAAGGGCTTCGTAAAGATTGAACTTGAATACTATTCACCTGACTTAGCCGCTAAGTGGTTGGGATGGTTAGTGGAAGACCTAAATGCTTACTGGAAAACCAGAGAGCATGAGCAGACTCAGAAGAGCATCGCATTTTTAACTAAACAGGCCGAGAATGCTCAACTTTCAGAACTTAGATCTGTTTTTTATCAGCTCATTGCCGAGCAAACTAAAAACACGGTCTTAGCTGAAGTCAGCGATGAAGTCTTATTCGAAACAATTGCTCCTATCGTTGTTCCTGAGCAAAAGAGTGCACCTTCCAGAGCCCTGCTCTGTCTGCTAGGTTTCGCATTAGGAGGAGTTTTATCTTGCATATTAGGTCTGTTCTATTGTGCGATAAGGCCAGTTGCACCGTCTAGTTATAAATATTGA
- the pssE gene encoding PssE/Cps14G family polysaccharide biosynthesis glycosyltransferase, whose product MNIFVTVGHTRFDSLFKQIDEIHRDDWHFISQMYDGTYTPKNGEHIAYTHEIGTYYENADVVITHAGAGTVYNLLEMGKPTIVVANSDRIDTHQEDLIRYVEDCRFAQVCRNLDDLEGLISNVDAFVAEKYHSEPFAGAGDISKALGLID is encoded by the coding sequence ATGAACATCTTCGTCACTGTAGGCCATACCCGGTTTGATTCACTGTTTAAACAGATCGATGAAATACATCGTGATGACTGGCATTTTATCTCACAGATGTATGATGGTACATATACCCCAAAAAATGGTGAGCATATAGCCTATACACACGAGATCGGTACCTATTATGAAAATGCCGATGTAGTGATCACACATGCTGGTGCCGGGACTGTTTATAATCTACTCGAAATGGGCAAGCCTACTATAGTCGTCGCCAATAGCGATCGAATAGATACCCATCAAGAGGATCTTATCAGGTATGTCGAGGACTGTCGGTTTGCACAGGTTTGTCGTAATTTAGATGATCTTGAAGGTTTGATAAGTAATGTGGACGCCTTCGTCGCTGAAAAATACCATAGCGAACCGTTTGCGGGTGCTGGTGATATTAGTAAAGCTTTAGGTTTAATTGATTGA
- the pssD gene encoding PssD/Cps14F family polysaccharide biosynthesis glycosyltransferase, with the protein MVLISFIFVSLVQVVCMHEKVILVIYGRGGHKEQMRRLLNELRKSSPNLKFVSIADVDDKFGSQCHLKCPEPRDKFNLWSAPFKLIYSGAVSLIQSVRLVAKYRITGIVSTGPGMAVFPSILFRLLGKQVVYIESWSRFYSASLTGRFMYCISNIFYVQNKTMKSIFPNAKYTGRL; encoded by the coding sequence ATGGTGCTCATTTCTTTTATTTTCGTTAGTTTGGTACAAGTAGTTTGTATGCATGAAAAAGTGATTTTGGTGATATATGGCCGAGGAGGCCACAAAGAGCAGATGCGCCGTCTGTTAAATGAGCTGAGGAAGAGCTCGCCAAATTTGAAATTTGTATCTATTGCTGATGTCGATGATAAATTCGGTTCCCAATGCCATCTTAAGTGTCCAGAGCCCAGAGATAAGTTTAATCTTTGGAGTGCACCTTTTAAACTTATTTATTCCGGAGCCGTCAGCCTGATACAGTCGGTTAGGCTCGTTGCCAAGTATCGTATCACTGGTATCGTTTCTACAGGACCTGGTATGGCGGTTTTTCCTTCGATCCTTTTTCGGTTACTAGGCAAACAAGTTGTCTATATCGAGTCCTGGTCTCGATTTTATTCTGCCTCTTTAACCGGAAGGTTCATGTACTGCATATCGAACATCTTTTATGTTCAAAATAAAACGATGAAGTCTATTTTTCCGAATGCTAAATATACAGGACGTCTATGA
- a CDS encoding glycosyltransferase family 4 protein, with the protein MNHKVIIVGTHTTETRGGISTALAGYQDGLNQLEVEYIRVNSHSDIRGRLSTWIIAWWQVLLLAMRYRSRAIFWFHCGPWFSMLRKVSFAIPARLFGCKTIAHMHSPTLHSYIEHKHGKYLLKLFFAPFNCVIALTPWWKARLVSFGIKKPIDVCANPVSEDVLSVANKALSVPGCASEKAEKIVILSMARLIEGKGVEHVIDALALLPECYQLNIAGEGPLKQQLIDRVTLLKLQNRVTFLGWVEASQKQNLLNSADIFCLPSKYDSFGVVFIEAMAFNLPVIACDWGPISDVVTSDVGMLAPYGESTTIATQIEQLVKRREDYSLNGPKRIIANYSSSICCHKVMQVFDRLMSGH; encoded by the coding sequence ATGAATCATAAAGTCATCATTGTAGGTACGCACACTACTGAAACTCGTGGTGGAATAAGCACGGCGCTAGCGGGCTATCAGGACGGCTTAAACCAGCTCGAAGTTGAATATATAAGGGTAAACTCTCATAGCGATATTCGTGGTCGTTTATCTACCTGGATAATCGCCTGGTGGCAGGTTCTTCTATTAGCCATGCGATACCGTTCGAGGGCCATATTTTGGTTTCACTGTGGTCCTTGGTTTTCAATGCTGCGGAAGGTGAGCTTTGCCATTCCTGCGAGGCTCTTTGGTTGTAAAACCATTGCTCATATGCATTCTCCTACATTGCATAGCTATATAGAACACAAGCATGGCAAGTATTTACTTAAGTTATTTTTCGCTCCTTTTAACTGCGTGATCGCACTCACTCCCTGGTGGAAAGCCCGGTTAGTTTCATTCGGCATCAAGAAGCCAATAGATGTGTGTGCTAATCCTGTGTCTGAAGATGTCTTATCTGTGGCCAATAAAGCGTTGTCGGTGCCGGGTTGTGCGAGTGAGAAAGCAGAGAAAATTGTTATCTTATCGATGGCCAGGTTAATAGAGGGAAAGGGGGTTGAGCATGTTATCGATGCACTGGCACTATTACCTGAGTGTTATCAGTTGAATATTGCCGGTGAAGGCCCTTTAAAGCAGCAACTGATTGATCGGGTTACCTTGTTAAAACTCCAAAATAGAGTGACTTTTCTCGGTTGGGTGGAGGCTTCCCAGAAACAAAACTTGCTGAATAGTGCGGATATATTCTGTTTACCCTCCAAGTATGATTCATTTGGTGTCGTTTTTATCGAAGCTATGGCGTTTAACTTGCCTGTCATTGCGTGCGATTGGGGCCCTATCTCTGATGTCGTGACATCAGATGTTGGCATGTTAGCCCCTTATGGCGAATCAACGACTATCGCTACTCAGATAGAGCAGCTGGTTAAGCGAAGAGAAGATTATAGCCTTAACGGGCCCAAGCGAATAATTGCTAATTATTCGTCATCGATTTGTTGTCATAAAGTCATGCAGGTATTCGATAGGTTAATGAGTGGGCATTAA